The sequence acAGACCACAGTTCCAACCGTAATCGACTCGTTCTATCTCCTGGCGCTAGGCTCCTACCGCGCCATGTACTGCGTGAACTGGTTCGTGCGAGAAATGGACGTAAACGACCGACCGCCCGATGCTATTGCCGTCATTTTTGGCATCATTCAGACTGCCTTATACGTCGATTTTGCTTGGGTCTACTACACTAGACAGCGGGTTAAGCTCCGTGGCGGCGGTGTAGTTGACGCCGATGATCTGAACCGTGGATGGTTCCTATACCGCATCTTTGGAAAGCACGCTGCGCCTAATGACGAAGAAAGCGGCCACGGTGACTCGGGTGGTAGCCGGGCGAGATGGGGATCTCGTGGTATCTCAGTCAGTGCTGACGACAGCGTATTGGAGTCGGAGAGAGACAATCGTGATCATCACGAGGGGCTCGATGCCGCGGTGGATCCTGATGCCAGGATGCACGACCCCGatgagctggccaaggccatggacgacgatgacgacgatgacgaagaaaatACGCCTCTGCGTGCTGGGAGCTCTTCTCAGACGCACACACCACCAGGAATCCGAAGTGGGGATGAATGGGCCGACTAAAGCAGGCTCATCTAGTTTCTTGGATACCGTATCTCTTTTAAGAGGAGCAGTATAGGATCACAGTCACAATGTCAACACCGTAATCTACGGTATGGATAACATTTAACCAATTGTCTTTGTTTTAGGCAAAGCATGTTTTGggatatctcttttttttcttaagttgGGTTTGGTTACTTGTACTGGAATCAAGGAGTAGTGAGAGGAAATTTCATGACTGGAAGATGGTTTGCTATATCTGAACTACGCACTCTAGTGGCATGAATATACACTTATGAATAAGAAATTTACGCTTCTGCGAACGACTTCGAGCCGCGGACCGTGGCATTTCTTTTACTAGCCGAAAGAAGATCCCCGGGGAATATGAGCCCTCGGCTGGATGGCAGTGGAATTGCGGGACACTCCCGGGAGTGCGGAGAACATGCAGGCATCAGACTTAGCATTTCACTAGTAGTAGCAGGCATGTGAACGTCAGATCACTTTTCCGAAGCAAATGTCACAATGCGCGGTAGAAAGCGCTCGCGTGAAAATTGAAACGCCGGGGACTTTTCGTCACCCCATATGTACACAATACTCAGTACATGAGAAAGCCCCCCCTTCTGAGAAACGAACAAACCCGAGGAGGCCCTCCTCCTTTGTCCTGCTTGGTCCAACTTGGTTCAAAAATAGCCTGAACCTGGAGAAGTGATTTTCCAACCACCGTAAATAACGCCTAGTAGTACCCAAGTAAAAATAAGACATAAAAACGTAACAGTCGCCAGAAATAAGCAAGAATGCCAACCGAGAAGCTTGAAAAGGCCGCTGAAGAAAATAGTGAAGAATAGTTCAAAGGGTCCCTCTCTTAGAAATTAAGCCGTTACCGAGCGAAACGGCGCTCAAAGGCCTCGTAAAGCTTGGGGCTGATCTCATCGCTGCTCATGCCCTCGACCTCGAGCAAGACACCCTTCTTGGCGTAGTGGTTGAGCAGCGGCTCGCTGTTCTCCTGGAACTTCTTGAA comes from Trichoderma asperellum chromosome 3, complete sequence and encodes:
- a CDS encoding uncharacterized protein (EggNog:ENOG41~TransMembrane:7 (o6-27i34-52o64-84i96-115o121-146i158-176o188-209i)), with product MGAWNIFRILGDCLHMLSKGILIFSIHRNRSAEGVSLITQGLYAIVFCSRYLDLFGERSAWNAIFKVTYIVTSFYILGVMQWLFPRSREREISWKLGAIILGGSLALSPFVMMIFEGKRRWGFLTWMWVFSEILESVCVLPQLLLLRQTTVPTVIDSFYLLALGSYRAMYCVNWFVREMDVNDRPPDAIAVIFGIIQTALYVDFAWVYYTRQRVKLRGGGVVDADDLNRGWFLYRIFGKHAAPNDEESGHGDSGGSRARWGSRGISVSADDSVLESERDNRDHHEGLDAAVDPDARMHDPDELAKAMDDDDDDDEENTPLRAGSSSQTHTPPGIRSGDEWAD